One Epidermidibacterium keratini DNA segment encodes these proteins:
- a CDS encoding alkyl sulfatase dimerization domain-containing protein: protein MTSEILEYADQYWRGEASAAPYASGELRRQGLHRIIDGVWMFPAMGNVYVFETGDGLLMFDTGSAATATKLYGAVRAVSDAALKNAIYTHGHIDHIWGTRDFDAEAATSGSARPTVIAHDAVPARFDRYRRTAGYNTIINQRQFQAPDLQWPTEYRYPDVTFADRMTLTQGGLRVELAHGRGETDDAITGWFPDLGIVGMGDFFVWTSPNAGNPQKVQRYALDWAKKLRQVAALEPELMLPGHGLPVSGTARVREALTVSAEYLEFLDGVAVDGLNRGATLDEVLHGFELPKHFLDKPFLKPTYDEPEFVVRNAWRLYGGWYDGDPSNLKPVQRSVLGSYIAELAGGPQALADRAQRELESGDDRLAAKLIQLAVDADPESAALHEVRGQIFTELGSRATSTMSKGIYAWAAAESSAVSEGEDPLDLLRDGSKQAFSALLP, encoded by the coding sequence ATGACGAGCGAGATCCTCGAGTACGCCGACCAGTACTGGCGCGGCGAGGCCAGCGCGGCGCCGTACGCCTCCGGCGAGCTGCGGCGCCAGGGACTGCACCGCATCATCGACGGCGTCTGGATGTTCCCGGCAATGGGCAACGTCTACGTGTTCGAGACCGGCGACGGTCTGCTGATGTTTGACACCGGCTCGGCCGCAACGGCGACCAAGCTTTACGGCGCCGTCCGTGCAGTCAGCGATGCGGCATTGAAGAACGCGATCTACACCCACGGTCACATCGACCACATCTGGGGCACCCGCGACTTCGACGCTGAGGCAGCCACGTCAGGGAGTGCCCGGCCGACGGTGATCGCACACGACGCGGTGCCCGCGCGGTTTGACCGGTATCGGCGTACTGCGGGCTACAACACGATCATCAACCAGCGGCAGTTCCAGGCACCGGACCTGCAGTGGCCGACCGAGTACCGCTACCCGGACGTTACGTTTGCCGACCGGATGACGCTCACTCAAGGCGGCCTTCGCGTCGAGCTTGCCCACGGCCGTGGCGAGACCGACGACGCCATCACTGGATGGTTTCCAGACCTCGGGATCGTCGGTATGGGTGACTTCTTCGTGTGGACGAGTCCGAATGCCGGCAACCCGCAGAAGGTACAGCGGTATGCGCTCGACTGGGCCAAGAAGCTACGTCAGGTCGCTGCGCTCGAGCCGGAGCTGATGCTGCCGGGACACGGTCTGCCGGTCAGCGGGACTGCGCGCGTTCGTGAGGCGTTGACCGTCTCGGCCGAATACCTCGAGTTTCTCGACGGCGTGGCAGTCGACGGGCTCAACCGCGGAGCGACCCTCGACGAGGTGCTGCACGGGTTCGAGCTGCCGAAGCACTTTCTGGACAAGCCGTTTCTGAAGCCGACGTACGACGAGCCGGAATTCGTCGTACGCAATGCTTGGCGGCTCTACGGAGGGTGGTACGACGGCGACCCGTCAAACCTCAAGCCGGTGCAACGCAGCGTCCTTGGCTCCTACATTGCCGAGCTCGCAGGCGGTCCGCAGGCACTAGCCGACCGGGCACAGCGCGAGCTGGAGAGCGGCGATGACCGGCTTGCGGCCAAGCTCATCCAGCTGGCCGTCGACGCCGACCCAGAAAGCGCAGCGCTGCACGAGGTGCGCGGCCAGATCTTCACCGAGCTCGGCTCGCGGGCCACCTCGACGATGAGTAAGGGCATCTACGCCTGGGCGGCGGCCGAGTCCTCGGCCGTGTCCGAGGGTGAGGATCCGCTCGACCTGCTGCGCGACGGCTCCAAGCAGGCCTTCAGCGCGCTGCTTCCCTAG
- a CDS encoding GntR family transcriptional regulator translates to MHARPRPAEDPSSTPEDFAPGTDERLSPQIARWLREQIISGAFESADRLKPERIGTQVGVSATPVREALMTLTGEGLVSFTPGRGFTVKALTREDITDLMDAHAYFAAQLARRSCRLLSDAQVSELRALQGRIVREGHDGDPHLLDSLDDQFHHLINHVVPSPRLKWLYSVTFKFIPHRLFGEIEGFAEAAIEDHIMVLKGIGNRDPQATAAAMQAHWLNVSAQLIANLRRRGVLVDTSQAGA, encoded by the coding sequence GTGCACGCGCGTCCACGCCCGGCCGAAGATCCTTCGAGTACGCCGGAGGACTTCGCGCCGGGCACCGACGAGCGGCTCAGCCCGCAGATCGCTCGGTGGCTGCGCGAGCAGATCATCTCGGGCGCGTTCGAGTCGGCGGACCGTCTCAAGCCCGAGCGGATCGGGACCCAGGTCGGGGTAAGCGCGACCCCTGTGCGTGAGGCGCTGATGACGCTCACCGGCGAAGGTCTGGTGAGCTTCACCCCCGGCCGCGGCTTCACCGTCAAGGCGCTCACCCGCGAAGACATCACCGACCTGATGGATGCGCACGCCTACTTCGCTGCGCAGCTCGCGCGACGTTCGTGCCGGCTGCTCAGCGATGCGCAGGTCAGCGAGCTGCGCGCTCTGCAGGGTCGGATCGTGCGTGAAGGGCACGACGGCGATCCGCACCTGCTCGACTCGCTCGATGACCAGTTCCATCACCTGATCAACCACGTCGTGCCGAGTCCGCGGCTGAAGTGGCTCTACAGCGTGACGTTCAAGTTCATCCCGCACCGGCTTTTCGGCGAGATCGAGGGATTCGCCGAGGCCGCGATCGAGGATCACATCATGGTTCTGAAAGGGATCGGAAACCGCGACCCGCAAGCGACGGCCGCAGCGATGCAGGCGCATTGGCTGAACGTGTCGGCGCAGCTCATCGCCAACCTGCGCCGCCGCGGCGTACTCGTCGACACCAGCCAAGCCGGCGCTTGA
- a CDS encoding class I adenylate-forming enzyme family protein → MTTPQLRDEYAAKPWLSLYDGVPEAPEIRYGNAFEPLDASVASHGDKPALYYLDSTMTFAELGAHVDAFAVALKDKFGVGPGDRVMLQLQNMPAFIIAQYAAWKLGAIVVPVNPMFKTGELVKLASDSEPKVLVQLDSLYADLRGPIEELGTTIITASALDFANEWPSDRLGEVGRAEPGAGGDFRALLEEYAGQRPDPIEVGLDDTAYLVYTSGTTGPPKGAMNTHRAVLFNSENYRIWCDLSDADVCLAIAPLFHVTGLIAHIGVSIQVAMPMALGFRFDPVVMCRLVERYKTTWVMGAITAYVAILNDPSARDFDLSSATKLWSGGQAVAATTVERLQELFGDYVHNLYGLTECTSESHAVPAARTAPVDPKSGALAVGTPVPGFECRVADETGNDLPVGEVGEIVMRSDSVVPGYWNKPEESAKAIRDGWLYTGDVGFMDEDGWFYIVDRIKDMIVASGYKIWPREVEDVLYTHPAVREAAVIGVADEYRGETVAAFVSLRAGESAEPDEIIAFCKERLAAYKYPRTLQIIDEIPKNANGKIMRRSLRDS, encoded by the coding sequence ATGACCACGCCACAGCTTCGAGACGAGTACGCCGCCAAACCTTGGCTGTCGCTGTATGACGGCGTACCTGAGGCCCCGGAGATCCGTTACGGGAACGCCTTCGAACCGCTCGATGCCTCGGTCGCCTCGCACGGCGACAAGCCGGCGCTGTACTACCTCGACTCGACGATGACGTTTGCCGAGCTGGGCGCGCATGTCGACGCGTTCGCGGTCGCGCTGAAAGACAAGTTCGGGGTGGGTCCGGGCGATCGGGTCATGTTGCAGCTGCAAAACATGCCAGCGTTCATCATTGCCCAGTACGCCGCGTGGAAGCTGGGTGCGATCGTCGTACCGGTCAACCCGATGTTCAAGACCGGCGAGCTGGTCAAGCTCGCGAGCGACTCCGAGCCCAAGGTGCTGGTGCAGCTCGACTCGCTGTATGCCGATCTGCGCGGACCGATCGAAGAGCTCGGGACCACGATCATCACTGCGTCGGCGCTCGACTTCGCCAATGAATGGCCCAGCGACCGGCTCGGCGAGGTCGGCCGAGCTGAGCCTGGCGCCGGCGGCGACTTCCGCGCCCTGCTTGAGGAGTACGCCGGCCAGCGTCCGGATCCGATCGAGGTCGGGCTCGACGACACGGCGTACCTCGTCTACACCTCGGGAACGACCGGCCCGCCCAAGGGCGCGATGAACACGCACCGCGCGGTGCTGTTTAACTCCGAGAACTACCGCATCTGGTGCGATCTGTCCGATGCCGACGTTTGTTTGGCGATCGCACCGCTGTTTCACGTCACTGGCTTGATCGCGCACATCGGCGTGAGCATCCAGGTCGCGATGCCGATGGCGCTGGGCTTCCGGTTTGATCCGGTAGTGATGTGCCGACTGGTCGAGCGCTACAAGACCACCTGGGTGATGGGCGCGATCACTGCCTACGTCGCGATCCTTAACGACCCGAGCGCGCGCGACTTTGACCTGTCGTCGGCGACCAAGCTGTGGAGCGGTGGGCAGGCGGTGGCCGCAACGACCGTCGAGCGGCTGCAGGAGCTCTTCGGCGACTACGTCCACAACCTCTACGGGCTGACCGAGTGCACCAGCGAGTCGCATGCCGTCCCGGCAGCGCGCACGGCGCCGGTCGACCCGAAGTCCGGTGCCCTGGCGGTGGGTACGCCGGTGCCCGGGTTCGAGTGCCGCGTCGCCGACGAGACCGGAAATGACCTACCGGTCGGCGAAGTTGGCGAGATCGTCATGCGTTCGGACTCCGTCGTACCCGGATACTGGAACAAGCCTGAGGAGTCGGCCAAGGCGATCCGCGATGGCTGGCTTTACACCGGCGACGTCGGCTTCATGGATGAGGACGGCTGGTTTTACATCGTTGACCGGATCAAGGACATGATCGTCGCGTCCGGGTACAAGATCTGGCCGCGTGAGGTCGAGGACGTGCTCTACACGCACCCCGCCGTACGCGAGGCCGCCGTCATCGGTGTCGCTGATGAGTACCGCGGCGAGACCGTTGCGGCGTTTGTGAGCCTGCGCGCCGGAGAGAGCGCCGAGCCCGACGAGATCATCGCCTTCTGCAAGGAGCGCCTGGCGGCGTACAAGTATCCGCGGACGCTGCAGATCATCGACGAGATCCCCAAGAACGCCAACGGCAAGATCATGCGGCGCTCCCTGCGAGATAGCTAG
- a CDS encoding N-acyl homoserine lactonase family protein, whose translation MADEGKTKLTMMTSGTMHADLVWLLIDPSRMLTPDNKNAKRDWVEVPTHVVLIEHANGEKLLWDTGVPRDWESRWGEAGLAQFFPCDAVDEEMWLDSRLNQLKLEPGDIDYLVLSHLHLDHAANAQMWAGTDTKIIVDEKEKEGALSFDGYSQGAHIKSDYDGLPLTTINEDTEIMPGVTILQTPGHTWGTLSLQADLPDSGTMLFTSDSLYLKESYGPPPIAAGIVYDTVQWFESVEKIRGIEEKTNAKVIFGHSADQLGELKIGPGNYYT comes from the coding sequence ATGGCCGACGAGGGCAAGACCAAACTCACGATGATGACCTCGGGGACGATGCACGCAGACCTGGTCTGGCTGCTGATCGACCCCTCCCGCATGCTCACCCCGGACAACAAGAATGCCAAGCGCGACTGGGTCGAGGTCCCGACCCACGTCGTACTCATCGAGCATGCCAACGGCGAAAAGCTGTTGTGGGACACCGGCGTACCGCGCGACTGGGAGAGCCGCTGGGGCGAGGCCGGACTCGCGCAGTTCTTCCCCTGCGATGCCGTCGATGAGGAGATGTGGCTCGACAGCCGGCTCAACCAGCTCAAGCTCGAGCCGGGCGACATCGACTATCTCGTGCTCTCGCACCTGCATCTCGATCACGCGGCCAACGCGCAAATGTGGGCCGGCACCGACACCAAGATCATCGTCGATGAGAAGGAGAAGGAAGGCGCGCTGAGCTTCGATGGCTACAGCCAGGGGGCGCACATCAAGTCCGACTACGACGGGCTGCCGCTGACCACCATCAACGAAGACACCGAGATCATGCCCGGGGTGACGATCCTGCAGACACCCGGCCACACCTGGGGAACCCTCTCGCTGCAGGCCGACCTTCCGGACTCCGGGACGATGCTCTTTACCTCAGACTCGCTGTATCTGAAGGAAAGCTACGGCCCGCCTCCCATCGCCGCCGGCATCGTCTACGACACCGTCCAGTGGTTCGAGAGCGTCGAGAAGATCCGCGGCATCGAGGAGAAGACCAACGCCAAGGTCATCTTCGGGCACAGTGCCGACCAGCTCGGTGAGCTGAAGATCGGGCCGGGCAACTACTACACGTAG
- a CDS encoding FmdB family zinc ribbon protein yields MPLYDYRCDCGVQFEIHVPSWNTPNPPCPLCDRQTRRMPAAPAFHTGAKPPPGPNEAPASYEGVGMGDRETITRWRRQLDQHAKLAEKHPELQVKREAIAAHEGAFANRPLSYRELAQRAAPSGDADTAARAAAKDRASETPAKPHRH; encoded by the coding sequence ATGCCGCTCTATGACTACCGCTGCGACTGCGGCGTGCAGTTCGAGATCCACGTCCCCAGCTGGAACACCCCGAACCCACCGTGCCCGCTGTGTGACCGGCAGACTCGCCGCATGCCGGCGGCACCGGCTTTTCACACCGGAGCGAAGCCGCCGCCTGGTCCGAACGAGGCGCCGGCATCCTACGAAGGCGTCGGGATGGGCGACCGCGAGACGATCACCCGCTGGCGCCGGCAGCTTGACCAGCATGCCAAGCTCGCCGAAAAACATCCTGAGCTGCAGGTGAAGCGTGAGGCGATCGCCGCGCACGAGGGCGCGTTCGCGAACCGCCCGCTGAGCTATCGCGAGCTCGCACAGCGTGCCGCTCCGTCCGGTGACGCCGACACGGCGGCCCGCGCCGCGGCCAAGGACCGCGCGAGCGAGACGCCCGCTAAACCGCACCGCCACTGA
- a CDS encoding long-chain fatty acid--CoA ligase — translation MDGLIMDEQLLLSSLLWRTERLFADKKIITRLETGKYHEYTYGDFAKRVRKLASALEKAGIKPGDRVGTLAWNHYRHFELYYAIPSVEAVCHTINMRLFPEQQRYIVNHAEDVMLFLDADQVPNVEAMAADGIDTVRQYVVLCDADEMPETSLSPVMSYEEFIATGDDDFEFREFSERTAAAMCYTSATTGDPKGVLFTHRGIVLQTMLETSHDKLGLSENQVWLEVAPMFHCNGWNLPHACLMQGATLVFLGVHPTDIDYVQTIEDLKVTGINAAVTVGNMIRDFVVASDREWDLNSLETLWLGGSAPPRAVMDWFEQTYGTWVLQGYGHTESSPQICFNYLKTTLQDEDPERIWQLRLTGGLPFPLMKVRIVDDEGNELPWDGESMGNIHVRSPYTASGYYNDERTKDAIIDGWLNTGDIGAITPEGFVMLKDRQKDLIKSGGEWISSIDLENALMSHPKVREASVFAVPDEKWNERPVAAVVPVDSADAPGEDELREFLGKDFAKWWLPDRYLTVTEVPKTSVGKYDKKRLRGMVAEGGIDNVTATIGV, via the coding sequence ATGGACGGTCTGATCATGGATGAGCAGCTGCTGCTCAGCTCGCTGCTCTGGCGCACTGAGCGGCTGTTTGCCGACAAGAAGATCATCACGCGCCTTGAGACCGGCAAGTACCACGAGTACACCTATGGCGACTTCGCCAAGCGGGTGCGCAAGCTGGCCTCGGCGCTGGAGAAGGCCGGCATCAAGCCCGGCGACCGCGTGGGCACGCTGGCCTGGAACCACTATCGCCACTTCGAGCTCTACTACGCGATCCCCAGCGTTGAGGCGGTCTGCCACACCATCAACATGCGGCTGTTTCCCGAACAGCAGCGCTACATCGTGAATCATGCCGAAGACGTGATGCTGTTCCTCGACGCCGACCAGGTCCCCAATGTCGAGGCGATGGCCGCAGACGGCATCGACACCGTGCGCCAGTACGTCGTACTCTGCGACGCCGATGAGATGCCAGAGACGTCGCTGTCGCCGGTGATGTCCTACGAGGAGTTCATCGCGACCGGCGACGACGACTTCGAGTTCCGCGAGTTCAGCGAGCGTACGGCGGCCGCAATGTGCTACACCTCGGCGACGACCGGCGACCCCAAGGGTGTGCTCTTTACCCACCGCGGCATCGTGTTGCAGACGATGCTCGAGACCTCCCATGACAAGCTCGGGCTCAGTGAGAATCAGGTATGGCTTGAGGTCGCGCCGATGTTTCACTGCAACGGCTGGAATCTGCCACACGCCTGTCTCATGCAGGGTGCGACGTTGGTGTTCCTCGGCGTACACCCCACGGACATCGACTATGTGCAGACGATTGAGGATCTGAAGGTCACCGGAATCAACGCCGCGGTCACCGTCGGCAACATGATCCGCGACTTCGTGGTCGCCAGCGACCGCGAGTGGGACCTGAACTCGCTAGAAACGCTGTGGCTGGGCGGATCGGCGCCGCCGCGTGCCGTCATGGACTGGTTTGAGCAGACCTACGGCACCTGGGTGCTGCAGGGCTACGGCCACACCGAGTCGTCGCCGCAGATCTGCTTCAACTACCTCAAGACCACGCTGCAGGACGAGGATCCCGAGCGAATCTGGCAGCTGCGACTCACCGGCGGACTGCCCTTCCCGCTGATGAAGGTGCGGATCGTCGACGACGAAGGCAACGAGCTGCCGTGGGACGGCGAGAGCATGGGCAACATCCACGTGCGCTCGCCGTACACCGCCTCGGGTTACTACAACGACGAGCGCACCAAGGACGCGATCATCGACGGATGGCTCAACACCGGAGATATAGGTGCGATCACGCCCGAAGGCTTCGTGATGCTCAAGGACCGCCAGAAGGACCTGATCAAGTCCGGCGGCGAGTGGATCTCCTCGATCGACCTGGAAAACGCACTCATGTCACACCCGAAGGTGCGCGAGGCTTCGGTCTTCGCCGTACCCGACGAGAAATGGAACGAGCGGCCGGTTGCGGCGGTCGTGCCGGTCGACTCCGCCGATGCGCCCGGTGAAGACGAGCTGCGTGAGTTCCTCGGCAAGGACTTCGCGAAGTGGTGGCTTCCCGATCGCTACCTGACCGTCACAGAGGTGCCCAAGACGAGCGTCGGCAAGTACGACAAGAAACGCCTCCGCGGGATGGTCGCCGAGGGCGGAATCGACAACGTCACCGCGACGATCGGGGTCTGA
- a CDS encoding UBP-type zinc finger domain-containing protein — translation MTTQDAQPEIDPSVPPSGPGCQECLETSDGWWVHLRRCAACGHIGCCDTSPSQHSTAHFRETQHPIIRSYEPGEDWFFDFRNGDMGTGPDLAPPESHPKDQPVPGPAGRVPSNWMDLVHR, via the coding sequence ATGACTACCCAGGACGCACAGCCCGAGATCGACCCGAGCGTGCCGCCGAGCGGACCGGGATGCCAGGAATGTCTGGAGACCTCCGACGGCTGGTGGGTGCACCTGCGACGTTGCGCCGCATGTGGGCACATCGGCTGCTGCGACACGTCACCGTCGCAGCACTCGACTGCCCACTTCCGGGAGACCCAGCATCCGATCATCCGCAGCTACGAGCCCGGTGAGGACTGGTTCTTCGACTTCCGCAACGGCGACATGGGCACCGGCCCGGACCTCGCGCCGCCAGAGAGCCACCCGAAAGACCAGCCGGTGCCTGGCCCCGCGGGACGCGTGCCCTCGAACTGGATGGATCTCGTGCACCGCTGA
- a CDS encoding TRAP transporter permease has translation MTDTASFRASANARIWRWVSIVLTIAGTAVVLSQVFLWNPFGPTMLTNQFLYFALAFFLPQVFIYFRIRKVNPAKEAAAATEEAESAPTLESHEHGPDPVTEAKTFNVPWYDALIAAIAFGTNIYLGLHSEDIVNFGWDFAAPPFAIVLSYVLWVLVLEALRRTAGLIVTIIALIFSLYPMISASIPVPVLQGVQYDSNGAARQHALGVDSILGLPLQTAAALLVGFLIFGVALQRTGGADFFIDLARSLFGRARGGSAKIAVGSSAAMGMMSGSAVSNVLTTGPMTIPAMKKAGYPGLYAGGIEATAATGGSITPPIMGTAAFLMVSFLGIPYSEVALAAAIPALLYYLGIFFQVDAYAARKGLRGEPKDRLPRLVATLVAGWPYILAIGVLLFLLVVQRDEAKAPFLTVALLIVIALLRKANRLTVHGIRDLVLASGRAIAEIVGIIAGVGLIIGGLSMTGVSLSLARELVAAVGDNVLLILIAGALTSFVLGMGMTVSAVYVFLSIVMAPALVALDINPVAAHLFVIYWATASYITPPVALAAFAAAGIAKTPPMQTGFMAMKLGAVKYVIPFCFALNPALVAQDSFGNVMLALVLSIIGVFAMASGFEGYMPFVERQLNVVERVIVSVAGVCMLLPEPITTWVGLGVVVALAILLRLRPPSTPEAASPASPEVSTTAGR, from the coding sequence TTGACTGATACCGCTAGCTTCCGGGCCTCGGCTAACGCGCGGATCTGGCGGTGGGTCTCGATCGTGCTGACCATCGCCGGTACGGCGGTCGTGCTCAGCCAGGTCTTCCTGTGGAACCCGTTCGGGCCCACGATGCTGACCAACCAGTTCCTCTACTTCGCGCTGGCCTTCTTCCTCCCGCAGGTCTTCATCTACTTCCGCATTCGCAAGGTCAACCCCGCCAAAGAGGCGGCTGCTGCCACCGAGGAGGCCGAGAGCGCTCCCACGCTGGAGTCGCATGAGCACGGGCCAGATCCGGTCACTGAGGCAAAGACCTTCAACGTCCCGTGGTACGACGCGCTCATCGCGGCGATCGCGTTCGGCACCAATATCTACCTCGGGCTGCACTCAGAGGACATCGTCAACTTCGGCTGGGACTTCGCCGCTCCACCGTTCGCGATCGTGCTCAGCTACGTGCTGTGGGTGCTCGTGCTGGAGGCGCTGCGGCGCACTGCCGGGTTGATCGTCACGATCATCGCGCTGATCTTCTCGCTCTACCCGATGATCTCTGCGTCCATCCCGGTGCCGGTGTTGCAGGGCGTGCAGTACGACTCCAACGGCGCGGCCCGTCAGCACGCCCTCGGTGTGGACTCGATCCTCGGGCTGCCGCTGCAGACTGCTGCTGCGCTGCTTGTCGGCTTCCTGATCTTCGGCGTCGCACTGCAGCGCACCGGCGGCGCCGACTTCTTCATCGACCTGGCGCGCTCGCTGTTCGGGCGAGCTCGCGGCGGCTCGGCCAAGATCGCGGTCGGGTCGTCGGCCGCGATGGGCATGATGTCCGGCTCGGCCGTCTCCAACGTGCTGACCACCGGACCGATGACGATCCCGGCGATGAAGAAGGCCGGCTACCCCGGGCTCTACGCCGGCGGCATCGAGGCGACGGCCGCCACCGGTGGGTCGATCACCCCGCCGATCATGGGCACCGCAGCGTTCCTGATGGTCTCGTTCCTCGGGATTCCCTACAGCGAGGTCGCGCTCGCCGCGGCGATCCCCGCGCTGCTGTACTACCTCGGCATCTTCTTCCAGGTCGACGCGTACGCCGCCCGCAAGGGCCTGCGCGGCGAGCCGAAAGATCGCCTGCCACGGCTGGTGGCCACGTTGGTGGCGGGCTGGCCCTACATCCTGGCGATCGGCGTACTGCTCTTCCTGCTGGTCGTGCAGCGCGACGAGGCGAAGGCGCCGTTCCTCACCGTCGCGCTGCTGATCGTGATTGCGCTGCTGCGCAAGGCAAATCGGCTCACGGTGCACGGCATCCGCGACCTCGTGCTGGCCTCCGGCCGAGCGATCGCCGAGATCGTCGGCATCATCGCCGGTGTCGGCCTGATCATCGGCGGGCTGTCGATGACCGGCGTCTCGCTCTCGCTCGCCCGCGAGCTGGTCGCAGCGGTCGGTGACAACGTGCTGCTCATCCTGATCGCCGGCGCGCTCACCAGTTTCGTGCTCGGCATGGGTATGACGGTCTCGGCGGTCTACGTCTTCCTGAGCATCGTGATGGCGCCGGCGCTGGTCGCGTTGGATATCAACCCGGTCGCGGCGCACCTGTTCGTCATCTACTGGGCCACGGCGTCCTACATCACCCCGCCGGTGGCGCTCGCCGCGTTTGCCGCGGCCGGGATAGCCAAGACACCACCGATGCAGACCGGCTTCATGGCCATGAAGCTCGGCGCGGTGAAGTACGTGATCCCGTTCTGCTTCGCGCTCAACCCCGCGCTCGTGGCGCAGGACTCGTTCGGCAACGTGATGCTCGCGCTGGTCCTGTCGATCATCGGCGTGTTTGCGATGGCGTCGGGCTTTGAGGGCTACATGCCGTTCGTAGAGCGACAGCTCAACGTCGTCGAGCGGGTCATCGTGAGCGTCGCCGGCGTCTGCATGCTGCTCCCCGAACCCATCACCACGTGGGTCGGACTCGGCGTCGTGGTCGCCCTCGCCATCCTGCTGCGCCTCCGTCCGCCGTCCACGCCGGAGGCCGCATCGCCTGCGTCGCCGGAGGTCTCGACAACCGCTGGTCGCTAG
- a CDS encoding TAXI family TRAP transporter solute-binding subunit has product MRRREFLQLGIAGSVAVLAGCGTPKGAAYVDGRLTMAVISTYGTGTSTYADVAAVANSITDEAGIRTRIMTSDTAIGRMTPLRSGLATFSRTGDEYIFSFEATNEFLSKEWGPQAVRVVWAPVAPHGLLVRQDSGIQTLADLAGRKVPDVTANPSVNGKIEMALQGAGLTFDDVELVPISYGEQAEGLKAGKLDVLFQQVYGSSLYELESSTPVQWIKMDAGDQTLLNAIQQINPSLTLGPFSGGAGQPEGQTDIGFIYAIPIVTYDKTDDKTVSEFAQAIVDAYPKYKDATKTTGDWSAETAVTTPQQVPFHDGSIAVLKKLDLWSDEAQARQDELLDREKKLNAGWKEVTANASGDELAEAWLTWKDENLD; this is encoded by the coding sequence ATGCGTAGAAGAGAATTTCTCCAGCTCGGCATCGCCGGATCGGTGGCGGTGCTCGCTGGATGCGGTACCCCGAAGGGCGCGGCGTACGTCGACGGCCGCCTCACCATGGCGGTGATCTCGACCTACGGAACAGGCACATCGACGTACGCCGATGTCGCCGCGGTCGCTAACTCGATCACCGACGAGGCAGGCATCCGCACCCGAATCATGACCTCCGACACCGCGATCGGGCGCATGACGCCGCTGCGCAGCGGCCTCGCCACGTTTTCGCGCACGGGCGATGAGTACATCTTCTCCTTCGAGGCGACCAACGAGTTCCTCAGCAAAGAGTGGGGCCCGCAGGCAGTGCGCGTTGTGTGGGCACCGGTCGCACCCCACGGACTACTGGTGCGCCAGGACTCCGGCATCCAGACGCTCGCCGACCTCGCCGGACGCAAGGTCCCTGATGTGACCGCCAACCCCTCGGTCAACGGCAAGATCGAGATGGCCCTGCAGGGCGCCGGGCTCACCTTCGATGACGTCGAGCTGGTGCCGATCTCCTACGGAGAGCAAGCCGAGGGCCTGAAGGCCGGCAAGCTCGACGTACTCTTCCAGCAGGTCTACGGCTCGTCACTCTACGAACTCGAGAGCTCGACCCCGGTCCAGTGGATCAAGATGGATGCCGGCGACCAGACACTGCTCAACGCGATCCAGCAGATCAACCCCTCGCTCACCCTCGGGCCGTTCAGCGGTGGGGCCGGTCAGCCGGAGGGCCAGACCGACATCGGGTTCATCTATGCGATCCCGATCGTGACCTACGACAAGACCGACGACAAGACGGTCAGTGAGTTCGCGCAGGCCATCGTCGATGCCTACCCGAAGTACAAGGACGCCACCAAGACCACCGGCGACTGGTCGGCTGAGACCGCCGTGACCACGCCGCAGCAGGTGCCGTTCCACGACGGGTCGATCGCCGTACTCAAGAAGCTCGACCTCTGGAGCGATGAGGCGCAGGCGCGCCAGGACGAGCTGCTCGATCGCGAGAAGAAGCTGAACGCCGGGTGGAAAGAGGTCACCGCAAACGCATCCGGTGACGAGCTCGCCGAAGCCTGGCTGACCTGGAAGGACGAGAACCTTGACTGA